One genomic region from Quercus robur chromosome 4, dhQueRobu3.1, whole genome shotgun sequence encodes:
- the LOC126720796 gene encoding lysine-specific demethylase JMJ25-like, with protein MARLRNGKCFGEKEEGVVEPVKKRKRGRARNAVANQNKDEEEELLENRDDDVSDEVGGKRKKVEEVVNVKLRRKVVEKGKKTQNQNQEKNVEKINKHDPKWIEEVSLMCHQCQRNDKGRVVRCKRCKKKRYCIPCLQKWYPNIEEDYIAEACPVCRGNCNCKACLRLDVPVKNLKNLDLDISEDEEFEHYKYMLQVLLPFLQRISEEQMVEKNLEAKRQGLLLPDLKIEKADCPIDECVYCDICRTSIFDFHRSCRRCSFDVCLTCCREIRDGHLQGGEEEVVIEYIDRGFDYLHGGKGEKVKLPTETSSMDNIKSKSEWKANEDSTIPCPPEDMGGCGLDILELKCMFSHSSTEKKKKLMFSETPVSELVRKAEEIAKTYNLIDVAASHSQFCPCFNSVGEVDLSNNKLRKAASREGSDDNYLYCLGGQDIQHEDLKHFQWHWSRSEPVIVSDVLESASGLSWEPFVMWRAVRQLKHLKHDRLLEVKAIDCLDCRETDVNIHEFFTGYTEGRYDRYLWPVILKLKDWPPYTLFEERLPRHGAEFICCLPFKEYTHPHKGVLNIAVQLPDKSLKPDMGPKTYIAYGAAQELGRGDSVTKLHCDMSDAVNILTHTAEVPLKEENLESIEKLKKRHFEQDQRELYGDFQAVDEKVETNVSVVESCKATADDKNISSGSGDQNTGITVERADHGESRSNGKDFSSGSELEKNEGAKVDQENSGGSDTTISGNKLDRLEASQGGAIWDIFRRQDVPMLQEYLNKHFREFRHIHCCPLQQVVHPIHDQTFYLTLEHKRKLKEEYGIEPWTFVQNLGDAVFIPAGCPHQVRNLKSCIKVALNFVSPENVGECIRLTEEIRTLPQNHRAKEDKLEVKKMTVCAMRHVVECLERKRRPETT; from the exons ATGGCGCGTCTTAGAAATGGAAAGTGTTTTGGTGAGAAGGAGGAAGGAGTAGTTGAGCCTGTGAAGAAGAGGAAGCGTGGTAGAGCTAGAAATGCGGTGGCTAATCAGAACAAAGACGAGGAGGAAGAGCTTTTGGAAAATCGTGACGACGACGTTTCGGACGAAGTCGGAGGGAAACGGAAGAAAGTAGAGGAGGTCGTGAACGTGAAACTGCGGCGTAAGGTTGtggagaaaggaaagaaaactcaaaatcaaaaccaagaaaaaaatgttgaaaagatCAATAAGCACGACCCAAAG TGGATTGAAGAGGTGTCTTTGATGTGTCATCAATGTCAGAGGAATGATAAAGGCAGGGTTGTTCGATGCAAGAGGTGTAAGAAGAAACGTTATTGTATCCCTTGCTTGCAAAAGTG GTATCCTAATATTGAGGAGGATTACATTGCGGAAGCTTGTCCAGTATGCCGTGGAAATTGCAATTGCAAAGCATGCTTGCGTTTGGATGTACCTGTAAAA AATTTGAAGAACTTAGACTTGGATATCAGTGAAGATGAGGAGTTTGAGCACTATAAGTATATGCTACAAGTACTTCTTCCATTTTTGCAACGGATTAGTGAAGAGCAAATGGTTGAGAAGAATTTAGAGGCTAAAAGACAGG GGCTATTGCTTCCAGACCTAAAGATTGAAAAAGCAGATTGCCCTATTGATGAGTGTGTGTACTG TGATATCTGCAGAACTTCTATTTTTGATTTTCACCGAAGCTGTCGTAGATGTTCATTTGATGTATGTCTTACCTGTTGCAGGGAGATTCGTGATGGACATCTGCAGGGAGGTGAGGAGGAAGTGGTTATTGAGTATATTGACCGTGGATTTGACTATTTGCATGGTGGAAAGGGGGAAAAAGTGAAATTACCTACTGAGACTAGCTCAATGGATAATATAAAGTCGAAATCTGAGTGGAAAGCCAATGAAGATTCTACCATACCTTGCCCCCCTGAAGACATGGGTGGTTGTGGTCTTGATATTCTTGAGTTGAAATGTATGTTCTCACACTCATCaacagaaaagaagaagaaacttaTGTTCTCAGAAACTCCGGTTTCAGAGTTGGTGAGAAAAGCAGAAGAAATTGCCAAAACTTACAACTTAATTGATGTGGCTGCTTCTCATTCACAATTTTGTCCGTGTTTCAATTCAGTTGGTGAAGTGGACTTAAGCAATAATAAGTTACGGAAAGCAGCTTCTCGAGAAGGTTCTGATGACAACTATTTGTATTGCCTGGGGGGCCAAGATATACAACATGAGGATTTGAAGCATTTCCAGTGGCATTGGAGTAGATCTGAGCCCGTGATTGTGAGTGATGTACTTGAATCTGCATCTGGTTTAAGCTGGGAGCCATTTGTCATGTGGCGTGCAGTCCGTCAATTGAAACATCTCAAACATGATAGATTGTTGGAAGTTAAGGCCATTGATTGCTTGGATTGTCGTGAG ACTGATGTCAATATCCATGAGTTCTTTACTGGGTATACAGAGGGTCGGTATGACCGTTATTTGTGGCCTGTGATACTGAAACTAAAAGATTGGCCTCCATATACATTATTTGAGGAACGCTTGCCACGTCATGGTGCTGAGTTTATCTGTTGCTTGCCATTTAAGGAATATACACATCCACACAAGGGTGTTCTAAACATTGCTGTCCAGTTGCCTGATAAATCTCTCAAGCCAGATATGGGTCCCAAGACGTATATTGCATATGGAGCTGCTCAGGAGCTTGGCCGTGGGGACTCTGTCACCAAACTTCATTGTGACATGTCTGATGCA GTAAATATTCTGACACATACTGCTGAAGTGCCACTTAAAGAGGAGAACCTTGAGAgtatagaaaaattgaaaaagaggCACTTTGAGCAAGACCAAAGGGAATTATATGGAGATTTTCAAGCTGTGGATGAAAAGGTTGAGACTAATGTTTCTGTTGTTGAGTCTTGTAAAGCTACTGCTGATGATAAAAATATTAGTAGTGGATCTGGGGATCAAAACACTGGTATAACTGTTGAACGGGCTGATCATGGTGAGTCAAGGTCGAATGGGAAAGACTTTTCAAGTGGATCAGAGCTGGAAAAGAATGAAGGAGCAAAAGTGGACCAAGAAAACAGTGGTGGGAGTGATACTACAATTTCTGGAAATAAGTTGGACAGGTTAGAAGCTTCTCAGGGTGGTGCCATCTGGGACATTTTCCGGAGACAAGATGTTCCAATGCTGCAGGAATATCTTAATAAGCACTTCCGGGAATTTAGGCACATCCATTGTTGTCCATTGCAGCAG GTTGTTCACCCTATACACGATCAAACATTTTATCTGACTTTGGAGCACAAAAGAAAGCTCAAGGAGGAATATG GAATTGAACCGTGGACATTTGTCCAAAATCTTGGAGATGCTGTCTTCATTCCTGCTGGCTGTCCTCATCAAGTAAGAAATTTAAAG TCATGCATAAAGGTTGCTCTCAATTTCGTCTCACCTGAAAATGTTGGTGAGTGCATCCGTTTGACAGAGGAAATCCGTACACTTCCCCAGAATCATAGGGCTAAGGAAGACAAGTTGGAG GTGAAGAAAATGACTGTTTGTGCTATGAGACACGTTGTAGAATGTTTGGAGCGTAAACGAAG GCCTGAGACGACTTGA
- the LOC126720797 gene encoding serine carboxypeptidase-like 40 encodes MGSKTICWVLFFFSVSCLLAQTHGSVGKVGKALDFLFKPKLKESLGVDTSPFEVSNVVDEADKVDNHVPVEVGLKEKDRIVRLPGQPQVNFSQYGGYVTVNKEAGRALYYYLTEAENSKDLPLLLWLNGGPGCSSLAYGAMQELGPFRVLSDGKTLFTNEFAWNKAANVLFLESPAGVGFSYSNRTSDYNTSGDSRTALDSYWFVINWLERFPEYKNRDFYISGESYAGHYVPQLAHTILQHNKKANKTLINLKGIIIGNAVINDDTDEKGMYDYLATHVIISDEANNKIQKFCDFSPNATKPSSQCKEGYNSASISVDSINIYNIYGPLCHNSNLTVQPKKASILDMDPCSDYYVYAYLNRPDVQEAMHANVTKLTHDWEPCSDVIEKWIDSPSTIIPLLREFMANGIRVWVFSGDTDGRVPVTSTKYSLNKMMLPVETAWYPWFIDREVGGYAQKYKGDLTFATVRGAGHQVPSYQPLRALSLISHFLSGKPLPYSRSS; translated from the exons ATGGGAAGTAAAACCATTTGTTGGGTTCTATTCTTTTTCAGTGTTTCATGCCTTTTGGCTCAAACTCATGGAAGCGTTGGTAAGGTAGGAAAGGCTCtagattttcttttcaagccAAAGTTGAAGGAAAGTTTGGGTGTGGACACTAGTCCTTTCGAGGTAAGTAATGTTGTCGATGAAGCCGATAAGGTCGATAATCATGTTCCTGTTGAAGTGGGTTTGAAGGAGAAAGATAGGATTGTGAGATTGCCTGGACAACCCCAAGTGAATTTCTCTCAATATGGTGGCTATGTTACAGTGAATAAAGAAGCTGGTCGTGCACTTTATTACTATCTTACAGAAGCTGAGAATTCCAAGGATTTGCCTCTTCTTCTTTGGCTCAATGGAG GCCCAGGTTGTTCATCTCTTGCTTATGGAGCAATGCAAGAGCTCGGACCATTTCGTGTACTCAGTGATGGCAAAACACTTTTTACAAATGAATTTGCATGGAATAAAG ctgcaAATGTTTTATTTCTTGAGTCTCCTGCTGGGGTAGGATTTTCATACTCAAATAGAACATCGGATTATAATACGAGTGGAGATAGTAGAACTGCTTTAGACAGTTATTGGTTTGTGATTAACTGGCTAGAAAGATTTCCTGAATACAAGAATAGAGATTTTTATATTTCTGGAGAAAGTTATGCTGGGCATTATGTTCCTCAACTTGCTCATACCATTCTTCAACATAATAAAAAGGCTAACAAGACCCTTATCAACCTCAAAGGAATCATt ATTGGAAATGCAGTGATTAATGATGACACTGACGAAAAGGGAATGTATGATTACCTTGCCACCCATGTTATCATTTCCGACGAAGCtaacaacaaaatacaaaagttTTGTGATTTCTCACCCAATGCAACCAAACCGTCTAGTCAGTGCAAGGAAGGCTATAATTCAGCCTCAATATCTGTGGATTCTATTAATATCTATAACATTTATGGTCCCTTGTGCCACAATTCCAATCTCACAGTTCAACCCAAGAAAGCCtct ATATTGGATATGGATCCATGTAGTGATTACTACGTGTATGCTTATCTGAATCGGCCTGATGTTCAAGAAGCCATGCATGCCAATGTTACTAAACTCACACATGACTGGGAACCATGCAGTGATGTCATTGAAAAATGGATAGATAGCCCATCAACCATCATTCCCCTTTTGAGAGAATTCATGGCCAATGGCATTCGAGTGTGGGTTTTCAG CGGTGATACGGATGGAAGGGTTCCTGTTACTTCAACAAAGTACTCTTTAAACAAAATGATGCTTCCTGTAGAGACTGCATGGTATCCGTGGTTCATCGACCGAGAG GTTGGTGGGTATGCACAAAAGTATAAGGGAGACCTAACATTTGCAACTGTAAGAGGGGCAGGGCATCAAGTGCCAAGCTACCAGCCACTGAGAGCACTTTCTTTGATCAGTCACTTCCTTAGTGGCAAACCTCTTCCTTATTCTAGGTCATCCTAA